TTCAAGAACCTTTAACTCTCTTTCTCATCTATCGATTCGCTGTCTTATCTCGCCACACGGGAGACTGATCATGATGCGCACGCACCGGATCGCGGGGCTGACGCTGGCACTGTTGTCCGTGACCATCCTCGACGCCTGTCACCACAAGGCCGCACCCGCGCCGACGCCAACCCAGGCCTCGATGTCGGGTCCGAACGCCGACAGCGCGCGCCTGGCTCAGGAAGACGCGGCACGCCGCGCCGCCGCTGATGCCGCGCGCCGCCGGGCCGACTCGATCGCCGCCGCCGAAGCCGCCGCACGCGACGCCGCGAATTCCGCGGGCAGCCTCCGCTCGGCGCTGACCGCGATGGTGCACTTCGATTACGATCAGTCCGACCTGCGGCCCGAGGATCGCGCGATTCTCGATGCCAAGGTGCCGATCCTGCAGGCCAACCCGGGCGTGATGATTCGCATCGCCGGCCACACCGACGAACGAGGATCGGACGAGTACAACCTGGCGCTGGGGCAGCGGCGCGCCGCCGCGGCCAAGCGATATCTCATCGATCACGGTGTCGCGGATTCGCGCATCGAAACCATCAGCTACGGAGAGGAGCGTCCCATCGCGCAGGGATCGGATGAGTCCGCATGGGCGCAGAATCGCCGCGCGGAATTCGAGATCACCTCGGGTGGCCAAACGCTGCGCAAGCCATGAGGAAACTCACCTCGGTCGCGCCGGTTGCCCTGCTCGTGGCGGCCGGCTGCCTGGCCTCCAAGAGCGACATTCGGTTGTTGCAAGACGAGATGATCGCCACGCGCGCGCAGCTCGCGACCGGGGACACGCTGCATCTCCGCACGTCCACGTCGCAGCGGGCCGAGATCGCGAATCTGTCGCGGAAAATCGACATGATGATCGACTCGCTGCGATCCACCGCGGCGCGCCTTGCCTCGTTTCAGGCGACCGCGAGCGGCAACTTCGACGCGCTGAACCAGCAGATGGTGTCCGTGCAGACATTGCTCGGCCAGACGACGCGCAACCTGCAGGAGCAGCGCGCGCGTCTCGAGGCGCTGGCCGATCAGGCGGCGAACAGTTCGGCGC
This is a stretch of genomic DNA from Gemmatimonadaceae bacterium. It encodes these proteins:
- the pal gene encoding peptidoglycan-associated lipoprotein Pal, with protein sequence MMRTHRIAGLTLALLSVTILDACHHKAAPAPTPTQASMSGPNADSARLAQEDAARRAAADAARRRADSIAAAEAAARDAANSAGSLRSALTAMVHFDYDQSDLRPEDRAILDAKVPILQANPGVMIRIAGHTDERGSDEYNLALGQRRAAAAKRYLIDHGVADSRIETISYGEERPIAQGSDESAWAQNRRAEFEITSGGQTLRKP